A window of the Rhodoferax sp. GW822-FHT02A01 genome harbors these coding sequences:
- the ttcA gene encoding tRNA 2-thiocytidine(32) synthetase TtcA — protein sequence MNAVWVEDEAPAVSTDKQAKIERETHKLEKRLCRQMGQAIIDYNMIEEGDRIMVCMSGGKDSYGMLDILLKMQQRAPIRFEIVAVNLDQKQPGFPDHILPEYLKNLGVEFHIETQDTYSIVKRNIPEGKTMCSLCSRLRRGILYSVARRLKCNKLALGHHRDDMLQTFFLNMFFGGKVKGMPPKLTSDNGEFVVIRPLAYVAEKDLIRWAAHRQFPIIPCTLCGSQQNLQRVQIGNMLREWEKQYPGRAETMFTALQNVVPSHLMDSKLFDFKGVKATGTADEEGDKAFDAEEFPAPALPGLQVVGA from the coding sequence ATGAATGCTGTGTGGGTTGAGGACGAAGCGCCTGCGGTGAGTACGGACAAGCAGGCGAAGATAGAACGCGAAACCCACAAGCTGGAAAAGCGCCTGTGCCGCCAGATGGGCCAGGCCATCATCGACTACAACATGATCGAGGAGGGCGACCGCATCATGGTCTGCATGTCGGGTGGCAAGGACAGCTACGGCATGCTCGACATCCTGCTCAAGATGCAGCAGCGCGCGCCGATCCGCTTCGAGATCGTGGCGGTCAACCTGGACCAGAAGCAGCCGGGCTTTCCCGACCACATCCTGCCCGAGTACCTGAAAAATCTGGGGGTGGAGTTCCACATCGAGACGCAGGACACCTATTCCATCGTCAAGCGCAACATCCCCGAAGGCAAGACCATGTGCAGCCTGTGCAGCCGGTTGCGCCGGGGCATTCTGTACAGCGTGGCACGGCGCCTGAAGTGCAACAAGCTGGCACTGGGCCACCACCGCGACGACATGCTGCAGACCTTCTTCCTCAACATGTTCTTCGGCGGCAAGGTCAAGGGCATGCCGCCCAAGCTCACCAGCGACAACGGCGAGTTTGTGGTGATCCGCCCGCTGGCCTATGTGGCCGAGAAAGACCTGATCCGCTGGGCCGCGCACCGCCAGTTCCCCATCATCCCGTGCACCCTGTGCGGCAGCCAGCAGAACCTGCAGCGGGTGCAGATCGGCAACATGCTGCGCGAGTGGGAAAAGCAATACCCCGGGCGCGCCGAGACCATGTTCACCGCGCTGCAGAACGTGGTGCCCTCGCACCTGATGGACTCCAAGCTGTTTGATTTCAAGGGCGTCAAGGCCACCGGTACTGCCGATGAAGAGGGCGACAAGGCATTTGATGCAGAAGAGTTCCCCGCACCCGCACTGCCGGGCTTGCAAGTCGTTGGGGCCTGA
- a CDS encoding methyl-accepting chemotaxis protein, with product MKLRNRILLIIAAALLGIVLSSAFGLYALRQNLYESRQEEIHKVALLSRGVLERYQKLEASGKLSREEAQTQAKEALSGLRHDDDYIFVRTMDNQMLVHADASRIGKVDKGSKTSDGRMTSDIYVDELSKSDRVYMIAYVARPGDATKTPVPKLLGAIRFEPWNWVVGNGVFVDDLDAAFMSYAYKYLAIGGVILLFMGALGTMLFRSIQKQLGGEPQYASDVVNLIASGDLSMAIEVNGPATSLLASMERMRASLAEVVGKVRQGSQGVATASAEIAHGNSDLSSRTEHQASALEQTAASMEEMGSTVKQNADSARQANQLAQQASNVAVSGGEVVGQVVETMKGINESSRKISDIISVIDGIAFQTNILALNAAVEAARAGEQGRGFAVVASEVRSLAGRSAEAAKEIKTLINTSVERVEQGTALVDKAGETMTEVVSSIRRVTDIMGEISSSSNEQSQGVAQIGEAINQMDQVTQQNAALVEEMAAAASSLKNQAHEQVQTVAMFKLAPGLT from the coding sequence ATGAAATTGCGCAACAGAATCCTGCTCATCATCGCAGCGGCACTTTTGGGCATCGTGTTGAGCAGCGCCTTCGGCCTGTATGCACTGCGTCAGAATCTGTATGAGAGCCGCCAGGAAGAGATTCACAAGGTTGCGCTGCTCAGTCGCGGTGTACTCGAGCGCTACCAGAAACTGGAGGCCAGTGGAAAGCTGAGCCGCGAAGAAGCACAAACCCAGGCCAAGGAAGCGCTGTCCGGCCTGCGTCACGATGACGACTACATCTTTGTTCGGACCATGGACAACCAGATGCTGGTCCATGCGGATGCGAGTCGCATCGGCAAGGTCGACAAGGGGTCCAAGACTTCGGATGGACGAATGACGTCCGACATCTATGTCGATGAACTCTCCAAGTCCGACCGGGTCTACATGATCGCGTATGTGGCGCGCCCTGGTGATGCAACCAAGACGCCCGTTCCCAAACTGCTGGGTGCGATTCGCTTCGAGCCGTGGAACTGGGTTGTTGGCAACGGCGTATTTGTTGACGATCTGGATGCGGCGTTCATGTCGTACGCCTACAAGTATCTGGCCATCGGTGGCGTGATTCTGCTGTTCATGGGCGCATTGGGAACCATGCTCTTTCGATCCATACAAAAGCAGTTGGGTGGGGAGCCGCAGTACGCCTCCGACGTGGTCAATCTCATTGCCTCTGGCGATCTGAGCATGGCCATTGAAGTCAATGGTCCCGCTACCAGTCTGCTTGCGTCCATGGAGCGCATGCGCGCCAGTCTTGCTGAAGTGGTGGGCAAGGTGCGGCAGGGCTCCCAAGGGGTTGCAACGGCAAGCGCCGAAATTGCACATGGCAACAGCGACCTGAGTTCGCGCACGGAACATCAGGCCAGCGCATTGGAGCAAACAGCCGCTTCCATGGAAGAGATGGGATCCACCGTCAAGCAAAACGCCGACAGTGCGCGTCAGGCCAACCAGCTTGCACAGCAGGCCTCCAACGTGGCGGTGTCTGGCGGTGAAGTGGTGGGGCAGGTGGTCGAAACCATGAAGGGCATCAACGAATCCAGCCGCAAGATCAGCGACATCATCAGTGTCATTGACGGCATCGCATTCCAGACCAATATCTTGGCGCTCAACGCGGCAGTGGAGGCAGCGCGTGCCGGTGAGCAAGGCCGTGGTTTTGCAGTCGTGGCCAGCGAGGTGCGCTCATTGGCTGGTCGCAGTGCCGAGGCTGCCAAGGAAATCAAGACGCTCATCAATACCAGTGTGGAGCGCGTCGAGCAGGGAACGGCCCTTGTGGACAAGGCTGGCGAAACCATGACGGAGGTGGTGAGCAGCATCCGTCGCGTGACGGACATCATGGGAGAAATCAGTTCGTCCAGCAACGAACAGAGCCAGGGTGTCGCACAAATTGGCGAAGCCATCAACCAGATGGACCAAGTCACGCAACAGAATGCGGCCTTGGTGGAAGAGATGGCTGCCGCAGCCTCAAGCCTGAAGAATCAGGCACATGAGCAGGTACAAACCGTTGCCATGTTCAAGTTGGCACCCGGCCTGACCTGA
- a CDS encoding ROK family protein produces MNHTTHEPRIHLPEGSPTLACVDIGGTKVAVSMADHRGVLGKVAEPTAKEGNNDALGRQIIRMIGESCALAGVPVDSVGSVGVSSCGPFVLNDGLVELAAPNICGGLAGKARGLPNDWMSALLEAPLRDAFKNVRVENDGVGALEAERRWGALKGVRNCAYVTWSTGIGMGLCVDGHILRGKNGNAGHGGHIFVSDNDDALCGCGMIGDVEALIAGNSIPRRFASQGYADASVLFTAARSGDQRAIDIIDSLCHVMGRALFNITALLDLQRISLGGSVFWHNQDYLLPRLQAFMHGKLPALTNGLEIVPAGLGERVGDFAALALVMK; encoded by the coding sequence ATGAACCACACCACCCACGAACCCAGAATCCATTTGCCCGAGGGTAGCCCTACCCTGGCCTGTGTCGACATTGGCGGCACCAAAGTGGCCGTCAGCATGGCCGACCACCGTGGCGTACTGGGCAAGGTGGCCGAGCCCACGGCCAAGGAAGGCAACAATGACGCGCTGGGACGGCAAATCATCCGCATGATCGGTGAGAGCTGCGCGCTGGCAGGCGTTCCCGTAGACAGCGTGGGCTCGGTAGGCGTTTCGTCCTGCGGCCCGTTTGTGCTCAATGACGGGCTGGTGGAACTGGCCGCACCCAATATCTGCGGTGGTCTGGCCGGCAAGGCGCGTGGACTGCCCAACGACTGGATGAGCGCGCTGCTGGAAGCCCCGCTGCGCGACGCCTTCAAGAACGTGCGCGTGGAAAACGACGGCGTTGGTGCGTTGGAGGCGGAACGTCGCTGGGGCGCGCTCAAGGGCGTACGCAATTGCGCCTACGTGACCTGGAGTACCGGCATCGGCATGGGCCTGTGCGTGGACGGGCACATTCTGCGCGGCAAGAATGGCAACGCGGGCCATGGCGGCCACATCTTTGTCAGCGACAACGACGACGCACTGTGCGGCTGCGGAATGATTGGCGATGTGGAGGCACTCATTGCCGGCAATTCCATTCCCCGGCGGTTTGCCTCCCAGGGCTATGCCGACGCCTCCGTACTCTTCACCGCAGCACGCAGCGGCGACCAGCGTGCCATCGACATCATCGACTCGCTGTGCCATGTGATGGGGCGTGCCCTGTTCAACATCACCGCGCTGCTGGACCTGCAGCGTATCTCCCTGGGTGGCAGCGTGTTCTGGCACAACCAGGACTACCTGCTGCCCCGTCTGCAGGCCTTCATGCACGGCAAGTTGCCCGCGCTCACCAACGGGCTGGAAATTGTTCCGGCTGGGCTGGGCGAGCGTGTGGGGGACTTTGCGGCACTGGCCCTGGTGATGAAATAG
- a CDS encoding dihydroneopterin aldolase, producing MTHATGNQTLTLTGLRFDASLGILESEISEPQPIQVDAELCLGCQPLLPKDDEINHVLDYRKVRQIIIDECTSEHVNLLETLIGKLTHRLMQLPGVIGARVKIAKLEIFDDCEVAIRMETGNWATVPQGDVK from the coding sequence ATGACGCACGCCACCGGCAACCAGACCCTCACCCTTACCGGCCTGCGTTTTGACGCCAGTCTGGGCATACTGGAGTCTGAAATCAGCGAACCGCAACCGATCCAGGTGGACGCCGAACTGTGCCTGGGCTGCCAGCCGCTGCTGCCTAAGGACGATGAGATCAACCATGTGCTGGACTACCGCAAGGTACGCCAGATCATCATTGACGAGTGCACGTCCGAGCACGTCAATCTGCTGGAAACCTTGATCGGCAAACTCACCCACCGCCTGATGCAGTTGCCGGGCGTGATCGGTGCGCGGGTGAAGATTGCCAAGCTGGAAATTTTTGACGATTGCGAAGTGGCCATTCGCATGGAAACCGGAAACTGGGCCACTGTGCCGCAAGGAGATGTGAAATGA
- a CDS encoding dihydroneopterin aldolase has translation MNQDPLTRLALTCRRIFLRDHEVLVQIGAHDFEKMRPQRVIFNVELFVPYALSTPQADQLSEVVDYDFVREIIAQRVSTGHVELQETLCDDLASRMLAHPRVMAVRLSSCKPDVYADTAAVGVEVFRMKDTV, from the coding sequence ATGAACCAAGACCCCCTAACCCGGCTTGCGCTGACCTGCCGTCGGATCTTCTTGCGGGACCATGAGGTGCTGGTGCAGATCGGTGCCCATGACTTCGAGAAGATGCGGCCACAGCGTGTGATCTTCAACGTGGAACTCTTCGTGCCCTATGCCCTGTCCACCCCTCAAGCCGACCAGCTGTCGGAAGTGGTGGACTACGACTTTGTGCGCGAAATCATTGCCCAGCGTGTGAGCACCGGCCACGTGGAATTGCAGGAAACCCTGTGCGATGACCTGGCCAGCCGCATGCTGGCCCATCCGCGGGTGATGGCCGTGCGCCTGTCGAGCTGCAAGCCCGATGTGTACGCGGACACGGCGGCGGTGGGGGTGGAGGTTTTCCGAATGAAAGACACTGTATGA
- a CDS encoding methyl-accepting chemotaxis protein, producing the protein MLIALVAAVALLAAYVSRESNRALETLYLQRLEPLEHLKKLTDLYSDVQFKANQIGLGRGDPVEAGKDVQKDVEEINTHWKILATTLQGQSDVQELNKASALAQKSKPAIADLLDALAKKDRMQTSLLALDLNDLVNAMSKQINVLVQLQLDHSSEEFQQVNTSYQRNMRSFAIAVALVIAGTVASAWLLIGAISVPIRQAVAIAKRVATGDMSEEISFSGESEMAEMLRALHDMQMSLGRVVLKVRDNADMLANASGEIAQGNHELSVRTEVQASSVEQSAASMGHLSAAVSQNAESAEQANQLAHSASAVAARGGQVVTQVIATMKEINESSRRISEIIGVIDGIAFQTNILALNAAVEAARAGEQGRGFAVVASEVRNLAGRSADAAKEIKNLIHTSVVRVDQGSKLVDLAGATMAEVVSAIDRVTNIMSEISSASGRQASGVNQVEETIQKMDQMTQQNAALVEQMAAAASGLKSQAEELVGTVAVFRVPNSYRAITFAGS; encoded by the coding sequence GTGCTGATCGCACTTGTAGCAGCTGTTGCGCTGCTGGCGGCCTATGTTTCCAGAGAGTCAAACCGGGCACTTGAAACGCTCTATCTACAGAGATTGGAACCTTTGGAGCACCTGAAGAAGTTGACTGATTTGTACTCGGATGTGCAATTCAAGGCCAACCAAATAGGCTTAGGACGTGGCGATCCGGTGGAAGCAGGCAAAGATGTCCAAAAAGACGTAGAAGAAATCAACACGCATTGGAAGATATTGGCGACAACGCTACAGGGCCAAAGCGATGTGCAAGAGTTGAACAAAGCATCGGCACTGGCACAGAAATCCAAGCCGGCCATTGCGGATTTGCTGGATGCACTGGCAAAAAAAGACCGGATGCAAACCAGTTTGTTGGCGCTGGATCTGAATGACCTGGTCAATGCGATGTCAAAGCAGATCAATGTTCTGGTGCAATTGCAACTGGATCATTCAAGTGAAGAGTTTCAGCAGGTCAACACGAGCTATCAGAGAAACATGCGCAGCTTCGCGATTGCAGTGGCCTTGGTCATTGCAGGAACTGTCGCATCTGCGTGGCTGCTCATTGGTGCCATTTCCGTACCCATACGTCAGGCGGTCGCCATTGCCAAACGCGTTGCCACCGGTGACATGAGCGAAGAGATTTCATTCTCCGGCGAAAGTGAAATGGCTGAAATGCTCCGGGCTTTGCACGACATGCAGATGAGTCTGGGGCGGGTCGTGTTGAAGGTTCGGGACAACGCAGATATGTTGGCAAATGCCAGCGGTGAAATTGCGCAGGGGAACCACGAGTTGTCCGTAAGGACAGAAGTGCAGGCCAGCTCGGTAGAGCAATCGGCTGCATCGATGGGGCATCTCAGCGCAGCGGTTTCTCAAAATGCCGAAAGCGCCGAGCAAGCCAATCAACTGGCCCATAGCGCCTCGGCGGTGGCCGCAAGGGGTGGACAAGTAGTAACCCAGGTGATCGCCACAATGAAGGAAATTAACGAAAGTTCCCGAAGGATTTCCGAAATTATTGGTGTCATTGATGGCATCGCATTTCAGACCAATATTCTGGCCCTGAATGCGGCTGTAGAGGCCGCACGTGCGGGTGAACAAGGAAGGGGCTTTGCGGTTGTTGCGTCTGAAGTTCGCAACCTGGCTGGGCGCAGTGCCGATGCGGCCAAGGAAATAAAAAATCTCATCCATACCAGTGTGGTCCGCGTGGACCAGGGATCGAAATTGGTTGACCTGGCGGGCGCCACCATGGCTGAAGTTGTAAGCGCAATTGACCGCGTCACCAACATCATGAGCGAGATCAGCTCGGCAAGTGGAAGACAAGCCTCTGGCGTGAATCAGGTAGAAGAAACGATCCAGAAAATGGACCAAATGACGCAACAAAATGCAGCTTTGGTCGAACAGATGGCTGCAGCTGCCAGTGGATTGAAATCACAAGCTGAAGAGCTAGTGGGCACAGTCGCGGTGTTCAGGGTCCCAAACAGTTATCGCGCCATCACATTCGCCGGTTCGTAG
- a CDS encoding phosphomannose isomerase type II C-terminal cupin domain, whose product MSSITRTQTIERTMRPWGWYETISEESGNKVKRIGVHPGQQLSLQRHAQRAEHWVVTRGTATVTLDDSVFELPPGGHCDIALGQVHRLANRTQEPVEIVEVQFGSYLGEDDIERLQDDYGRT is encoded by the coding sequence ATGAGCAGCATCACACGCACCCAAACCATCGAACGAACCATGCGTCCCTGGGGCTGGTACGAAACGATTTCCGAAGAGTCGGGGAACAAGGTCAAGCGCATCGGCGTGCACCCCGGCCAGCAGCTCAGCCTGCAACGTCACGCCCAGCGTGCTGAACACTGGGTCGTGACGCGGGGCACGGCCACGGTGACGCTGGACGACTCCGTTTTTGAACTTCCCCCAGGCGGGCATTGCGACATCGCCCTGGGACAGGTTCATCGACTGGCCAACCGCACGCAGGAGCCGGTGGAAATCGTGGAAGTGCAGTTTGGCAGCTATCTGGGCGAAGACGATATCGAGCGTCTGCAGGACGATTACGGCCGCACCTAA
- a CDS encoding SAM-dependent methyltransferase: protein MEQAGGWLGFDRFMALALYEPGLGYYANGSTKFGTLPQGTLEADGNLKGAGSDFVTAPEMTPLFGYALAQQVAQALQATGTTDIWEFGAGTGALALQLLTALKAMGQPVQRYTIVDLSECLKERQRHTLREHLDTVQWVSELPPSFSGVVVGNEVLDAMPVTLLSRVQGQWFERGVSQKDGQWVWEDRPTALRPPLEIEGPHDYLTEIHPQAHAFVHTLADWLQRGAAFFLDYGFPEAEYYHPQRHMGTVMCHRAHRADSNPLDAVGLKDITAHVDFTGIAVAAQDAGLEVLGYTSQAHFLMNCGLIDLMQNAPLPERAAAQKLVMEHEMGELFKVIGLVKGPVFEAVGFARGDRTHRL, encoded by the coding sequence ATGGAGCAGGCCGGCGGCTGGCTGGGGTTTGACCGCTTCATGGCGCTGGCGCTATACGAGCCGGGCCTGGGCTACTACGCCAACGGCTCCACCAAATTCGGCACCCTGCCCCAGGGCACGCTGGAAGCGGACGGCAACCTCAAGGGCGCGGGTAGTGACTTTGTGACCGCACCGGAAATGACGCCCCTGTTTGGCTACGCGCTGGCGCAACAGGTGGCGCAGGCGCTGCAGGCCACGGGCACGACGGACATCTGGGAATTCGGTGCCGGCACGGGCGCCTTGGCCTTGCAGCTGCTCACCGCACTGAAAGCCATGGGCCAGCCGGTGCAGCGCTACACCATCGTGGACCTGTCGGAATGCCTGAAAGAGCGGCAACGCCACACCCTGCGTGAGCACCTGGATACCGTGCAATGGGTCAGCGAATTGCCCCCAAGCTTTAGCGGTGTGGTGGTCGGCAATGAAGTGCTGGATGCCATGCCGGTGACCCTGCTGTCACGGGTGCAGGGCCAGTGGTTCGAGCGCGGCGTAAGCCAGAAGGACGGCCAGTGGGTCTGGGAAGACCGCCCCACCGCGCTGCGACCGCCCCTAGAAATCGAAGGCCCGCACGACTACCTGACCGAAATCCATCCGCAGGCACACGCTTTTGTGCACACCCTGGCCGACTGGCTGCAACGGGGCGCGGCGTTCTTTCTGGACTATGGTTTTCCGGAAGCGGAGTACTACCACCCCCAGCGCCACATGGGTACGGTGATGTGCCACCGCGCCCACCGGGCCGACAGCAACCCGCTGGATGCGGTGGGCCTGAAAGACATCACGGCCCACGTCGATTTCACCGGCATCGCCGTGGCCGCGCAGGACGCCGGGCTGGAAGTGCTGGGCTATACCAGCCAGGCACATTTCCTGATGAACTGTGGCCTGATCGACCTGATGCAGAACGCCCCACTGCCCGAGCGCGCCGCGGCGCAAAAGCTGGTGATGGAACACGAGATGGGCGAGCTCTTCAAGGTCATTGGGCTGGTCAAAGGTCCGGTGTTTGAGGCCGTGGGATTTGCCCGTGGTGACCGTACCCACAGGCTCTGA
- a CDS encoding SDR family oxidoreductase translates to MAAVSMSAFTQPRRVLVTGGAQRLGALLCRAFAQAGWEVWCHYQRSDIQAQALVESLRTQGFAAHAVQADLASEAERQRMMTHIAQESGPLHCLVNNASMFEEDAAARLDIDSVRRQMEVNLIAPLSLSSLMAQQLPADAAPGACSILHVLDQKVFNLNPDYFSYTVSKLALERSVALQAQALAPRLRVCGVAPGLMFLSGPQTQENFDQASRVNLMQSALDPARVAQTCVFLAENPCITGTTLCVDNGQHLVPLRRDVMYAVQDNLASST, encoded by the coding sequence ATGGCCGCCGTTAGCATGTCCGCGTTCACACAACCCCGGCGCGTGCTGGTGACCGGCGGCGCGCAGCGCCTCGGCGCCTTGCTATGCCGCGCGTTTGCGCAGGCGGGCTGGGAGGTCTGGTGCCATTACCAGCGCTCAGACATACAGGCACAGGCGCTGGTTGAATCCTTGCGCACCCAAGGTTTTGCAGCCCACGCGGTACAGGCCGATCTGGCCAGCGAGGCCGAGCGCCAGCGCATGATGACGCACATTGCCCAGGAAAGCGGCCCATTGCACTGCCTGGTGAACAATGCTTCCATGTTTGAGGAAGACGCCGCGGCCCGGTTGGACATCGATTCGGTACGTCGCCAGATGGAGGTCAACCTGATCGCACCGCTGTCGCTATCCTCGTTGATGGCGCAGCAGTTGCCGGCGGATGCAGCACCGGGTGCGTGCAGCATCCTGCATGTGCTGGACCAGAAAGTGTTCAACCTCAACCCCGACTACTTCAGCTACACCGTGAGCAAGTTGGCTTTGGAGCGCAGCGTGGCGCTGCAGGCACAGGCCCTGGCGCCGCGCCTGCGGGTCTGTGGTGTGGCGCCGGGCTTGATGTTCCTGAGCGGTCCGCAGACGCAGGAAAACTTTGACCAGGCGTCACGGGTCAACCTGATGCAAAGCGCGCTCGATCCGGCAAGGGTGGCGCAGACCTGCGTGTTCTTGGCAGAAAACCCCTGCATCACCGGAACCACGCTGTGTGTCGACAATGGACAACATCTGGTCCCTCTGAGGCGGGATGTGATGTATGCGGTCCAGGACAATTTGGCTTCCTCAACATGA
- a CDS encoding SDR family NAD(P)-dependent oxidoreductase produces the protein MPAPASPTVLPPAVLVTGAAKRLGREIALKLAAHGWRVAVHYRDSVEEARQTVADCARLTPGAQAFRSNLGNETAVRNLLPNVIEAFGQVDAVVNCASTFEHDTAATFSFAAMEKHMRSNAGAAILISQALHTHISERQVRQPDLRGVVVNLLDQKLWNQTPDFVSYTLSKAALDAANSMLALALSPLVRVVGVAPIMGQHQPLLRGEKLAERSAAVPSHHRSTDLDTKAAVLLALQEGSISGTTLLVEEELPKDKPQAPALPPEPPAEPVRRHGRR, from the coding sequence ATGCCTGCCCCCGCCTCCCCCACCGTGTTGCCGCCAGCCGTATTGGTCACGGGCGCTGCCAAGCGCCTGGGCCGTGAAATTGCGCTCAAGCTCGCCGCCCACGGCTGGCGCGTGGCCGTGCATTACCGCGATTCGGTGGAAGAGGCACGCCAGACGGTGGCCGACTGTGCGCGTCTCACCCCAGGCGCGCAGGCCTTTCGCTCCAACCTGGGCAACGAGACGGCGGTGCGCAATCTGCTGCCCAACGTGATCGAAGCCTTTGGGCAGGTGGACGCGGTGGTGAACTGTGCCTCTACCTTTGAGCATGACACAGCGGCCACCTTCAGCTTCGCCGCCATGGAAAAGCACATGCGCAGCAACGCGGGTGCAGCTATCCTGATCAGCCAGGCGCTGCACACCCACATCTCGGAACGCCAAGTGCGCCAGCCAGACCTGCGCGGTGTGGTGGTCAATCTGCTGGACCAGAAGCTGTGGAACCAGACACCGGATTTTGTCTCTTACACCCTGTCCAAGGCGGCACTGGATGCGGCCAATTCCATGCTGGCTCTGGCTCTCAGCCCCCTGGTGCGTGTGGTGGGCGTGGCGCCCATCATGGGCCAACACCAGCCCCTGCTGCGTGGCGAAAAGCTGGCCGAGCGCAGTGCCGCGGTGCCCAGCCACCACCGCAGCACCGACCTCGACACCAAGGCCGCGGTACTGCTGGCCTTGCAGGAAGGCAGCATCAGCGGCACCACCTTGCTGGTGGAAGAGGAATTGCCCAAGGACAAGCCGCAGGCTCCGGCGCTGCCGCCGGAACCGCCAGCAGAACCGGTGCGTCGCCATGGCCGCCGTTAG
- a CDS encoding vanadium-dependent haloperoxidase: MKMRVIAMVAATLFSATAAPVLHAQTGPTVAAKPASAFGSGVVYDWIYLDLQLIQQTPGFSPPVAARALGYVGLTLYESVVPGMPGYQSLAGQLNDLSSLPWAQPDEPLHWPTVANAAMATMTRMMFSNASAENKARIDLLERNLPLKYTQDFDPNTITPDISNRSETFGKLMAMAIMTWARTDGGHEAWGPLRRTQANYVPPSGTGKWSATPPAFAPALLPYWGQNRPFVIKNAADCPAPPPPVYSEEPGSAFYKEGMEVYKISTAATQEQRQFALYWADDAGKTPTPGGHWAYIANDILKSRKADLATAAETFARLNLAMSDAFVAGWYTKYTLNVIRPVTYIQLGIDSNWTPSLMPTPPFPDYPSGHSVQSAAASKVLEQMFGANTAFTDNTHNDRGWGPRTFKSFKAASDEAAASRLYAGIHYRFSIEGGKPQGQCVADKVLALKFKR, encoded by the coding sequence ATGAAGATGCGTGTGATAGCCATGGTGGCGGCGACCCTGTTTTCCGCAACGGCAGCCCCTGTGCTGCATGCCCAGACCGGCCCGACCGTGGCAGCCAAACCGGCTTCTGCCTTTGGCTCCGGTGTGGTGTATGACTGGATCTACCTGGACCTGCAGCTCATTCAGCAGACGCCGGGCTTCAGTCCGCCGGTGGCAGCGCGAGCACTGGGCTATGTCGGGCTCACTCTGTATGAGTCGGTGGTGCCCGGCATGCCGGGCTACCAGAGCCTAGCCGGTCAGCTCAACGACCTGAGTTCGCTGCCCTGGGCGCAGCCAGATGAGCCCCTGCATTGGCCCACCGTGGCCAACGCAGCCATGGCCACCATGACGCGCATGATGTTCAGCAACGCCAGCGCCGAGAACAAGGCGCGCATCGATCTGCTGGAGCGCAATCTGCCGCTCAAATACACGCAGGACTTTGACCCCAACACCATCACACCCGACATCAGCAACCGGTCGGAAACCTTCGGCAAGCTCATGGCCATGGCCATCATGACCTGGGCGCGCACCGATGGCGGACATGAGGCCTGGGGCCCGCTGCGTCGCACCCAGGCCAATTACGTGCCACCGAGCGGCACGGGCAAATGGTCGGCCACGCCGCCCGCCTTTGCTCCGGCCTTGCTGCCCTACTGGGGGCAGAACCGACCCTTTGTCATCAAGAACGCGGCAGACTGCCCCGCGCCCCCGCCACCTGTGTACTCTGAAGAGCCAGGCTCCGCCTTCTACAAGGAAGGAATGGAGGTGTACAAGATCAGCACTGCTGCCACACAAGAGCAGCGCCAGTTCGCTCTGTACTGGGCTGACGACGCGGGCAAGACGCCCACACCAGGCGGCCACTGGGCCTATATTGCCAATGACATTCTGAAGAGCCGCAAAGCCGACCTTGCCACTGCTGCAGAAACCTTTGCGCGGCTGAACCTGGCCATGTCGGATGCGTTTGTGGCGGGCTGGTACACGAAGTACACGCTCAATGTGATCCGCCCGGTGACTTACATTCAACTGGGCATTGACAGTAACTGGACGCCCTCGCTCATGCCTACGCCTCCGTTCCCGGATTACCCCTCCGGCCACTCGGTGCAGTCAGCGGCTGCCTCCAAGGTACTGGAACAGATGTTTGGCGCGAACACCGCGTTTACCGACAATACCCACAACGACCGCGGCTGGGGACCACGCACTTTCAAGAGCTTCAAGGCCGCTTCCGATGAGGCTGCCGCATCACGCCTGTATGCCGGTATCCACTACCGCTTTTCCATCGAGGGCGGCAAGCCGCAAGGACAGTGTGTGGCGGACAAGGTGCTGGCGCTGAAGTTCAAGCGCTGA